The Bartonella birtlesii IBS 325 genome has a window encoding:
- a CDS encoding FAD-binding protein: MDQSPIVVGGGIAGLSTALALAHKGITSILIEKYQQLEAVGAGIQLTPNATCILAQWGILNKLIEMGTIPRFLELREGISLKTRLRVNLINLVKKNWKFPYIIIHRAALQKILYDAVIGNTFIKYKAGETVISATQMESGSIHIKTIKTNTSNQTKQQQFYSTPLLIGCDGVWSTLRQSTPFHERADFSGFIAWRATAEFKNLPKGFRSLLQNMKTITAWMGPQNHLVVYPIQSSTKLFNFVAITNGKNSKEGWTHKGNKENLKALLKDWHIQILQIFDHIDTWSYWPLFQMKQHRFLGLERQVFVGDSAHAILPFAAQGAAMAIEDAATLAEILSYKDLSLTEALSLYQKIRTPRLKAVKKRGDFNKIAYHATGPIAIARNFIMKVRTPESIMSNLNWLYNYDAMHSIKAYSKNL, encoded by the coding sequence ATGGATCAATCACCAATCGTCGTTGGAGGAGGGATTGCAGGTTTAAGTACCGCTTTAGCACTCGCCCATAAAGGAATAACAAGCATCCTTATCGAAAAATATCAACAACTTGAGGCTGTAGGTGCTGGTATTCAGCTTACCCCAAATGCAACATGTATTCTTGCGCAATGGGGAATTCTTAATAAACTTATTGAAATGGGAACAATACCGCGCTTTCTGGAATTAAGAGAGGGAATATCTTTAAAAACACGGCTGCGTGTTAATCTTATCAATTTAGTGAAAAAAAATTGGAAATTCCCTTACATTATAATTCATCGCGCTGCCTTACAAAAAATTTTATATGATGCTGTTATAGGAAATACTTTTATTAAATATAAAGCAGGTGAAACTGTTATATCAGCTACTCAAATGGAATCTGGTAGCATTCATATAAAAACGATAAAGACAAACACATCAAATCAAACAAAACAACAGCAGTTCTATTCAACACCGCTTCTTATAGGATGTGATGGAGTTTGGTCTACATTACGGCAATCAACACCTTTTCATGAAAGAGCAGATTTTAGTGGCTTTATTGCTTGGCGTGCTACAGCAGAATTCAAAAATCTTCCTAAAGGCTTTCGTTCTTTATTGCAAAATATGAAAACCATTACTGCTTGGATGGGGCCTCAAAATCATCTTGTTGTCTATCCCATTCAATCATCAACAAAACTATTTAATTTTGTAGCTATCACAAATGGAAAAAATTCAAAAGAAGGATGGACACATAAAGGAAATAAAGAAAATTTGAAAGCTCTTTTAAAAGATTGGCATATACAAATTTTGCAAATCTTTGACCATATTGATACGTGGAGTTATTGGCCACTTTTTCAAATGAAACAACATCGTTTTTTAGGCTTAGAGAGACAAGTATTTGTTGGGGATAGTGCACATGCAATCCTCCCCTTTGCCGCACAAGGCGCCGCTATGGCAATAGAAGATGCGGCCACACTAGCAGAAATACTCTCTTATAAAGATCTTTCACTCACTGAAGCGCTTTCGCTTTATCAAAAAATCCGTACACCCCGACTGAAAGCCGTAAAAAAACGGGGAGATTTCAACAAAATAGCTTACCATGCAACTGGCCCCATAGCAATTGCACGTAATTTTATCATGAAAGTTCGTACCCCAGAGAGTATTATGTCAAACCTTAATTGGCTTTATAACTATGATGCTATGCATTCCATAAAAGCATATAGTAAAAACTTATAA
- a CDS encoding zinc-finger domain-containing protein, translated as MADCNIPHFQNDLGYKTIEIGVKEFMCVGATQPFDHPHIFIDMGAADEKICPYCSTLYRYVSSLSYNQTNPTGCLYHPDNSL; from the coding sequence ATGGCTGATTGTAACATTCCCCACTTCCAAAATGATCTTGGTTATAAAACAATTGAAATCGGTGTAAAAGAATTTATGTGTGTGGGTGCTACACAACCATTCGATCATCCCCATATTTTTATTGACATGGGAGCTGCCGATGAAAAAATTTGTCCTTATTGTTCAACACTTTATCGCTATGTTTCCTCACTATCATACAATCAGACAAACCCAACAGGGTGTTTATATCACCCAGATAATTCATTATAA
- the dnaE gene encoding DNA polymerase III subunit alpha, with translation MAEDRSKIGDTKNTLPRFIHLRVHSAYSLLEGALKIPQIIQHAILDHTPAVAITDTNNLFGALEFSQYCFSHGIQPIIGCQLAVDFADENDNLRSFQGHYPANFCSLVLFAASEIGYTHLVRLVSRAYLDKSDTDPPHIKIDWLASHSEGIIALTGGQGGPINFSLAEGKKERAIKRLTYLKKIFTDRLYVELQRHGFFDRQVEALLIELAYKYEIPLVATNEAFFLNREGYEAHDALMAVAEGQIVSNSERKRVTPDHYLKSQDEMVALFSDLPESLENSVEIALRCHIATPVRKPILPRFIEQSIDSNCTLKVEDSELLNQAKAGLKIRLETIGLAEGYTVADYEQRLDYEVSVITRMQFSGYFLIVSDFIKWAKAHDIPVGPGRGSGAGSLVAYALTITDVDPLRFSLLFERFLNPDRVSMPDFDIDFCQERREEVIHYVQKKYGRDQVAQIITFGKLQARAVLRDVGRVLEVPYRQVDYLTKLVPATPGSQVELADAIKDEPKFEEEKKKDPLIGRTLDIALQLEGLYRHASTHAAGIVIGDRPLSELVPMYRDPRSDMPVTQFNMKYVEQAGLVKFDFLGLKTLTVLKMAVDLVARKTVKIDLSNIPLNDEKTYAMMARGETVGVFQVESAGMRKALIGMKPDRIEDIIALVALYRPGPMENIPTYNARKHGEEKIASIHPKIDHLIKETQGVIVYQEQVMQIAQVLAGYSLGEADLLRRAMGKKIHKEMQQQRTRFVNGAVAGGVDKDQADIIFDLLAKFADYGFNKSHAAAYAIVSYQTAYMKAHHPVEFLAASMTYDMTNTDKLNDFRREALRLGIKVIAPSVQTSHRVFEVGDNCIYYSLAAIKGVGEAVVDHIVACRGNKFFKNLEDFCARIDPRIVNKRTMESLICAGAFDCFHIAREVLLASLGTLHARALRILENNSSGQIDIFGMTGGLKEPLILSQTSPWLPDEKLHREFQAIGFYFSAHPLDEYQAILAKKRVQSWINFANAVKGGATAARLAGTVVAKQIRKTKSGKKMGIIHFSDTSGQYETVLFSEGLSDYEAILEPGKSFIITVSAENRSEGIGLRLETVQSLEKEVSRNHKMMRLFIKTVDMLPQIEQNLNPSGNGEVGLILIQEDGLREIEITLPKRYKVNSRVASSMKAIQGVIDVELT, from the coding sequence GTGGCAGAAGATAGAAGTAAGATAGGAGATACAAAGAATACTCTTCCTCGCTTTATTCATTTGAGAGTGCATTCTGCTTACTCACTGCTCGAGGGAGCTTTAAAGATCCCACAAATTATTCAACATGCAATTTTAGATCATACACCAGCAGTTGCTATTACCGATACAAATAATTTATTTGGCGCTTTAGAATTTTCGCAATATTGCTTTTCTCATGGAATACAACCTATTATTGGTTGCCAGCTTGCCGTTGATTTTGCTGACGAAAATGATAATTTACGTTCTTTTCAAGGGCACTATCCTGCTAATTTCTGCTCTCTTGTTTTGTTCGCTGCTAGTGAGATTGGCTATACGCATTTGGTACGTCTTGTTAGTCGTGCTTATCTTGATAAATCTGATACTGATCCACCTCATATTAAAATCGATTGGTTAGCATCACACAGTGAAGGAATAATCGCTTTAACGGGTGGACAGGGAGGGCCTATTAATTTTTCCTTAGCAGAAGGAAAAAAAGAACGTGCTATTAAACGTTTAACCTATTTAAAAAAAATTTTTACTGATCGTCTATATGTAGAATTACAGCGGCATGGTTTTTTTGATAGACAAGTAGAAGCTTTACTTATTGAATTGGCGTATAAATATGAAATTCCTCTTGTTGCAACCAATGAAGCTTTTTTTCTGAATAGGGAAGGGTATGAAGCGCATGATGCACTGATGGCGGTTGCAGAAGGGCAAATTGTCTCTAATTCAGAGCGTAAACGCGTGACACCAGATCATTATTTGAAATCACAGGATGAAATGGTAGCATTATTTTCTGATCTTCCGGAATCTTTAGAAAATAGTGTTGAAATCGCATTGCGTTGTCATATTGCTACGCCAGTTCGAAAACCAATATTGCCTCGTTTTATAGAACAATCTATTGATTCAAACTGTACTTTAAAAGTAGAAGATAGTGAATTGTTAAATCAAGCAAAAGCTGGTTTAAAAATACGCCTTGAGACAATTGGATTGGCTGAAGGATATACTGTTGCGGATTATGAACAACGGCTTGATTATGAAGTTTCTGTTATTACACGCATGCAATTTTCTGGCTACTTTCTTATCGTTTCGGATTTTATAAAATGGGCAAAGGCCCATGATATTCCTGTTGGTCCAGGGCGTGGTTCTGGTGCTGGTTCACTTGTGGCTTATGCATTGACTATTACTGATGTTGATCCTTTGCGTTTTTCTCTTCTTTTTGAACGTTTTCTGAATCCGGATCGTGTGTCGATGCCGGATTTTGATATCGATTTTTGTCAAGAGCGGCGCGAAGAAGTGATTCATTATGTTCAGAAAAAATATGGTCGTGATCAAGTTGCTCAAATTATTACATTTGGTAAGTTACAAGCACGTGCAGTGTTGCGGGATGTTGGGCGTGTTTTAGAAGTGCCTTATCGTCAGGTAGATTATCTTACAAAATTGGTTCCTGCTACACCTGGGAGTCAGGTTGAATTGGCTGATGCTATCAAGGATGAACCTAAATTTGAGGAAGAAAAGAAAAAAGATCCTCTCATTGGCCGCACATTAGATATAGCACTTCAATTGGAAGGACTTTATCGTCATGCATCAACTCATGCAGCAGGGATTGTGATTGGCGATAGGCCGCTTTCAGAGCTTGTTCCGATGTATCGTGATCCTCGTTCCGATATGCCTGTTACACAATTTAATATGAAATATGTGGAACAAGCAGGGTTGGTCAAATTTGATTTTCTTGGATTAAAAACGCTTACTGTTTTGAAAATGGCAGTAGATCTTGTTGCACGAAAAACAGTAAAAATAGATTTGTCGAATATTCCTCTCAATGATGAAAAAACTTATGCTATGATGGCACGTGGTGAAACAGTTGGTGTGTTTCAAGTGGAAAGTGCTGGTATGCGTAAGGCGCTGATTGGGATGAAGCCAGATCGTATTGAAGATATTATTGCTCTTGTTGCACTTTATCGTCCTGGACCAATGGAGAACATTCCAACCTATAACGCACGCAAACATGGGGAAGAGAAAATTGCTTCTATTCATCCCAAAATAGATCATCTGATTAAAGAAACACAAGGTGTTATTGTTTATCAGGAGCAAGTAATGCAGATTGCTCAAGTACTTGCTGGCTATTCGCTTGGAGAAGCGGATTTATTACGGCGCGCTATGGGTAAAAAGATTCATAAAGAAATGCAACAACAGCGTACGCGTTTTGTAAACGGAGCTGTTGCTGGTGGTGTTGATAAAGATCAAGCTGATATTATTTTTGATCTTTTAGCAAAATTTGCAGATTATGGCTTTAATAAATCACATGCCGCTGCTTATGCGATTGTTTCTTATCAAACTGCCTATATGAAAGCACATCATCCCGTTGAGTTTTTAGCTGCTTCAATGACCTATGATATGACAAATACAGATAAGTTAAATGATTTTCGGCGTGAAGCACTAAGATTAGGTATTAAAGTTATTGCTCCTTCTGTACAGACATCACATCGTGTTTTTGAGGTTGGCGATAACTGTATTTATTATTCTCTTGCTGCTATTAAAGGTGTAGGAGAAGCGGTCGTTGATCATATTGTTGCTTGTCGTGGAAATAAATTTTTTAAGAATCTAGAAGATTTTTGTGCGCGTATTGATCCGCGTATTGTTAATAAGCGTACGATGGAAAGTTTGATTTGTGCTGGTGCCTTTGATTGTTTTCATATTGCACGTGAGGTTTTATTGGCAAGTCTTGGAACGCTTCATGCGCGTGCACTTCGCATTCTCGAAAACAATTCTAGTGGACAAATTGATATATTTGGCATGACGGGAGGATTAAAAGAGCCTTTGATTTTATCGCAAACATCTCCTTGGTTACCAGATGAAAAACTGCATCGGGAATTTCAAGCAATAGGTTTTTACTTTTCTGCGCATCCTTTGGATGAGTATCAAGCTATTCTTGCTAAAAAGCGTGTACAAAGCTGGATTAATTTTGCCAATGCCGTTAAAGGAGGGGCGACTGCCGCAAGGTTAGCTGGAACTGTTGTGGCAAAACAAATCCGCAAGACAAAGTCTGGTAAGAAAATGGGGATCATTCATTTTTCTGATACGAGTGGGCAGTATGAAACTGTTCTCTTTTCTGAAGGACTCTCGGATTATGAAGCAATACTAGAGCCCGGAAAATCTTTTATTATTACGGTGAGTGCTGAAAATCGTTCTGAAGGTATAGGTTTGCGACTTGAGACCGTCCAGTCTTTGGAAAAGGAAGTATCACGGAATCATAAAATGATGCGCCTCTTTATAAAAACAGTTGATATGTTGCCGCAGATCGAACAAAATTTAAACCCTAGTGGGAATGGGGAAGTAGGGCTTATTTTGATTCAAGAAGATGGATTACGAGAGATCGAAATTACACTCCCAAAGCGATATAAGGTTAATTCACGTGTGGCAAGTTCTATGAAAGCTATTCAGGGTGTTATTGATGTGGAGTTGACTTAA
- the erpA gene encoding iron-sulfur cluster insertion protein ErpA, protein MHVNISDIAAKRIAQILANEPDKIGLRVSIEGGGCSGFSYKYSLVSEKREDDLVLKKDGAMVFIDSLSLPFMEGAEIDFVDDLMGQSFQIHNPNAVSSCGCGVSFSI, encoded by the coding sequence ATGCATGTGAATATTTCAGATATTGCAGCCAAGCGGATTGCACAGATACTTGCGAATGAACCTGATAAAATAGGATTACGTGTTTCCATTGAGGGTGGTGGATGTTCGGGGTTTTCTTATAAATATAGTTTAGTTTCTGAAAAACGTGAGGATGATCTCGTTCTTAAAAAAGATGGGGCAATGGTTTTTATTGATTCTCTCTCTCTGCCTTTCATGGAGGGGGCTGAGATTGATTTTGTTGATGATCTTATGGGACAGTCTTTTCAAATTCATAATCCCAATGCTGTTTCATCTTGTGGGTGTGGTGTGAGTTTTTCAATTTGA
- a CDS encoding cytochrome c biogenesis CcdA family protein translates to MAIEISTIGVFFAGALSFLSPCVLPLVPPYLCYMAGIGIDDFRSEKCNRKAFIHWGLLSSVVTFVLGFTTVFIALGASASTVGKFIGFYRDWFAIAAGIVIIIFGLNFLGLFRIALLFREARFQTQGTPAGPLGAYVIGLAFAFGWTPCIGPILGPVITLAGTKETVGEGAFLLGVYALGLGVPFILAALFSCSFMKFLGAFRIHLEKVEKVIGIFLVITGILFLTGSMQALSFWLLEHYPSLSDVEAIRWYDIVNFLGFLVNYVLL, encoded by the coding sequence TTGGCAATAGAAATTTCAACAATTGGTGTGTTTTTTGCTGGGGCTCTCTCTTTTTTATCACCATGCGTTTTGCCATTAGTTCCTCCTTATTTGTGTTATATGGCAGGTATTGGCATTGATGATTTTCGTTCAGAAAAATGTAATAGGAAAGCATTTATACACTGGGGGCTTTTATCCTCTGTTGTTACTTTTGTGCTTGGTTTTACAACCGTTTTTATTGCTTTAGGTGCCAGTGCTAGCACAGTTGGTAAGTTTATAGGTTTTTATCGTGATTGGTTTGCTATTGCTGCGGGTATTGTTATTATTATTTTTGGCTTAAATTTTTTGGGTCTTTTCAGAATTGCTTTGTTATTTCGTGAAGCGCGTTTTCAAACACAGGGAACGCCCGCTGGTCCTTTAGGGGCTTATGTTATTGGTTTAGCCTTTGCATTTGGTTGGACACCATGTATAGGTCCAATTCTGGGACCTGTTATAACTCTTGCTGGAACAAAAGAAACGGTAGGTGAAGGAGCATTCCTTTTAGGTGTTTACGCATTAGGTCTTGGTGTGCCATTTATATTAGCAGCTTTATTTTCATGCAGTTTTATGAAATTTTTGGGAGCTTTTCGTATTCATTTAGAAAAAGTTGAAAAAGTTATTGGAATTTTTTTGGTTATTACAGGTATTTTGTTTTTGACAGGTTCTATGCAGGCTCTTTCATTTTGGCTTTTGGAACATTATCCTTCATTGAGTGATGTTGAAGCTATTCGTTGGTACGATATTGTAAATTTTTTAGGTTTTCTCGTTAATTATGTGTTGTTATGA